The sequence CTTGTCGGACGACTGTATCGCCCGCTGCAAGGAGCGCTTTGCCGCCGCGGATAATATCCACTATCATGTGAACGATGGCAAAACCTTGCCCGCTACGATCGCCGATGGATCGGTCGATTTCGTGTACAGCTTCGATTCGCTCGTGCATTGTGAGATAGCCGTGATCGAGGCCTACTTCATGGAAATCGGGAAAAAGCTGGCTCCTGGTGGAACAGCCTTCATTCACCACTCCAATCTCGGCCACTATCCGCTCTATTTTAAACTGGCCAAGATGATCCCTGCCGGACGCCAGACCCTAGGCAAAATGAGGATCGTGGACTACGATTGTTGGCGCGGCGTGACGGTGTCTCCGGAAACGGTCGCAGCCGCCGCGGCCAAGGCTGGCCTGGAAATCCACTGCCAGGAACTGGTGAACTGGTGGGCTGAGACTCGGCGCTGCATCGACGGCATCACGACCCTGCGCAAGCCGTTGGCGGGAGCAACGCCCTCCGCACCGCCAGCTCCCTGGTTCAATGCCTCGTTCATGACCGAGGCACGGGTCATACGCGAGCGTGAGGAGCACTATCCGGCTGGATGAATCCCATCGCAGTTTCGATGCCGGCGAGCGAGCGCGCTATCATCCTTTCCTTATGAAGGTCGTCCATCTTTGCAAGAGCACGGACAATGGCGGATTCATCGCCGCATGGAGATTACACCAGGCGTTGGTGGCCGCGGGCATCGACTCGAGAATGGTGGTCAGGGAACGCAACGGAAATGATGCTCCGGGATTGGTGGCATTCGACGACAGCCGGATGTGGTGGTTCTGGTTCCGGGTAAGGGGAGCATTGAGCCGTTTTCTGCACCGGATACTGTTGGGAAAGGGAGCCATCCGGGAATTTTACCTGCAATGGATTCCGACATTTATTCCGCAGGCGGTACGCCGCCGTCTGGCTCCCGACATCCTGCACGTACACGCGGCGGATGACGGACTTTGGTCGCTGTGGGAGCTGTCGAAGTGGCCGGACCCCATCGTTTGGACGTTCCACGCCTATCGGGATTTCTCGCAAGGGTACATCTACCTAGCGCATCGGCTCGATGAATGGGTGGAGGCTGGTCGGCAGGGATCCCTGCACGACCGGGACAAGCGACTGGTGGCCGGGATGAATCTTTCCCTGAAAAAGAAACTCATGTCCGGTCGGAAAGACATTTGCATCGCTCCCTCGGCGCATGTCCACCGGGCGGGTCGAATCTCGGGCGTTTTCGATGGCTCCCAGCACCAGGTGGTTCGCAATTGCGTGCCTCTCGATTATTTTCGCGCCATTGGACGGGAAGAATGGAGGGTTGCCCGAGGGATCGAGGAATCGGCATTCGTGGTCCTGGCAGGGGCCCATTCGTTGGAGTATTTGATCAAAGGGTTCGATCTTTTGGTTGCCGCTATCCTTGGCGATGCGGAGGAATTCCGGTCAGCATCCGTCACCGTGGTTTTGTTTGGGGGGGGGCGTGTTCCTGACGAACTGCAAGCCGCCGTCCGGGTCATTGAACTTGGGTACTTGGACGAGGAAGGACTGCGCGCGGCTTACAGCGGCGCCGATCTATTGGTGATCCCTTCCCGAGAGGATAATTTTCCAAACGTCATCGTGGAGGCCCTTGCCTGCGGCCTTCCATACGTCGGATTCGATGCTGGCGGAGTGGGGGAGATGGCCGCTGAAGATCACATGGTAGGGGAGACGGTTCCAGCTTACGACACAGCCCGGCTTGCAAAGGCAATTCTCGACAGGGCCGTCGGCTCGCTCGAAAAGCGGTTGCAATCGCGTGAAGCCGCACGTGCTGTGGCGGAGGCCAATTGTGACCCCGTCAAGGTGGCTGCCCAGCATATTTCCCTATACGAAAGTCTCCTCGCACGCCGGTCTACTCCATCTTCCTAACCAGTCTTTTCAGCGGCCCCATTTTTCCCGACCCTGAGTTTTCTCCATGAACCAAAACGCGATCCAAAAGCTCCTTCTTCTTATACTGATGATCGGCGGGGCCCTCTGGTTGGTCGTCGAAATCTTAACCGGGGGTGGGAACACGCTTGGAAAGTTCTACCTCTTCAGTGCGATTGGCGCATTTGTGACCGGGCTGGTTGCTCCTCGCTTCGCAGTCGTTGTTAGCTTGTTCTGCACGACCTACATCGACCTCCTGAAGAGATTGATGATATTCGATAGCTATCTAAGCTACATCGATTTATATTATGTTCTTGGCATTCCGCCTTTGCTGATAGCGGGAGCGGTTTTGTCCGTAATTTTGGGGGTCATTGTCAGAAAAATTAACCTCGATCGATACCTGGTAGCTAATTTCTTTTTGTCTTGCGGTTTGTTTGGGTTAGGTATTTTCGCGATTGGCGACAGCACTGGATATCGATCGCTGGGTGATATCGTAAACCAAGGAGCCTATGCATTCTTTTTCTTTTTGCTTCCTGTGCTGTTCAAAACCGTGGACGATCGCAGGAAACTACTGAACTGGATGCTGTTTCTCTTCTTGGGAGTGGCGATTTATATGTTCCGGCACCGCTATTTCGGATTGGCTGAATTCGAGTATCGATATCTCCTGTCAGGCTTGACCATCGAAAAGCGAATTCTGACAGATCAAGAAGCTTTGCGTGGATTTTCAACTATGAACGGTGCCGCCGTGGTGTCGGTATTCACCTCAATGATGATTTTGGTGAGCCTTGTGCCACTAAAAAAGGATAATCAAAAGCCCGAGCTTTTGCAGTGGATCGGCAGAATTATCATGGCGATTATTTTCCTCTTGGCTTCCTACTACACGGTCTCTCGTGGTGGGTGGTTCTGTGGGATTGGTGCGATTCTAACCTATGTTCTTCTTTCATCCCGCAAGTTGTCGGTGGTTGGAGCGGGAGCGGCAGTGGCTGGTGTCGGGTTGCTGATAGGATTTGCCCCCTTTATCCAAAAGGACCGGACGCTTGAAAAAGGTGAGAAGATTCTCAAAGACATGTTTTTGAGTAATCAGCACGATGCTTTCGCAGAGCGTGCGGTTGTTTTGGGTACGGCGAACGACCGGTTGCAGGGTTGGGTGAATCTCACCCAAAATCCGCAGATTTGGCAGCCATTTGGGTTTAAGGCGGCTGGCATGGAAGACAATATCCACGATTTGGTGTGGGGGCATGACTTGATTATCGATACCCTCATCACGGTTGGTTGGGTGCCGCCACTTATTTTGGGGATGTTCGCTTTTTGGGGAGTAATGAGGGCACAGAGATGGTTCTTCCAGTTGCCCTCTCGCTCGCTGGAGCGGAAGCTAGTTCGGCTGAGTTTTGCCTTGGCGATCGGTATTCTGGTGGGTGGATTAGGTAATGGTCAACAGTTGCGGGTTTATCCCCAGAACTTCTATTTCTATTTGTTTCTGGGGATCATCTATACCTCGTATCGAAATTCTATCCGGGAAAAGCGTTCCTCCCAAGTATCTCAAGATCTTGTAAGGCGGCAAGATGTTGCGGACAATCGGAGAGCTATTGAAGCCTCCATCTGACGGCAGGACTGTTGGCGGGCACTGTGCAATCTGGAACACATGAAGATTCTTCTTCCAATAAATATCGACAGATGGCGAAGTTCTATAGCTACCCAATTGAGGGCAGTTGTCGAGGCCAATCCCGATCTTGAATTCACCAGTTTTTCCAGTCCTACCTCCGAGGAGGATCGGCAAAGGGGCGAAGTGTTCTGGAATCTTCCTCAAGTCACGAAAGCGAGTCAGGCAATGGCGTTGACGCGGCGATATGATATAGTCCAACTCGCCGCGATCAGTCGCAAGAACATGCTCGCTGCGCGCATAGCCCGATTGCGTGGGTGCGGAAGCACGAAGATTGTCAGCATCCTATGCCTTGAAATTGTCAAAGAGGATGTCTGTTCCTGGCGGAATTACCATCGACTGCTTCCTCTTCCGGATTATTTCCTAGCTGTCAGCCATGCGGCGGGAGTGTTGCCAATGATGGATGCGCCCGAGCGCTACAAAGGTGTCATTCCCAATGGATTCGACGAAGTATTCTTTGATCCCGCGGTAGCGGATGGCACGGATTTGCCGGAAGAGGTTCGGAGGATAGGGGGACGTCCGTTTCTTCTGTATGTGTCTTCCGTCGAACCTCGGAAGCGCACGGATTTTTTGCTTCGGATGGCAGATCGGATGCCGGATGTGATGTTTGTGGCCGCAGGTTTCGTGGTTCCGGGAATGGGCGAACCTTATTTGAAAGAACTTTGCAGAAAGCCGAATATTATCTGGCTCGGCTTGATTGAAAAGAGAGTGCTTCGGGAACTGTATCGGGTGGCGAGCGCATTATTTTTTCCATCGGAACGGGAGGGCATGCCTCTTGCCATTATCGAAGCTTTTGGCATGGGGTTACCTGTGATTGCTCAGCCCAAAAGTTCGATGCCTGACTTGGTAAAGCCGGGGGTAAATGGTGAATTAATTGATTGCTCGGAAGAAGACACATGGGAGAGCGTGTGCCGTAAGTACTTGGCACAGCCGATTTCCGAGCGGGAACAGTTTCGAAAGACGATCCGGCGTTGGGCGATCGAGAACCACTCCTGGTCCAAGGTGGGCCGTTTGTATGGACGGTTCTACAAGGCGATCCGGGACGGAAAGGTTGATTCGTGGCAGCAGTAGCAAGAGATCACATGTCGGAGGGGAGGGAATCGGTGTGTGTGCTAGTCGGGTTGATCTGGGCGCTCGCCACGTTCTGGCTGCTCGACCGTACGGCATGCCCGATTGTCGATGGTTTTCAGAGTTTGGGCGCGGCGGTCCAGCCGGGCCATCCGGGGCAGTTATCGTGGCCGTTTGTCGGAAGTTTTATGGGATATGATCGGGCCTGGGGATTCCACTGGTTCGGCTGGCCTTGGTTGAGATCGATATTGGGAATGGCTTTCCCTTGGTCGTCGTGTGGCGACACGCTTCTCCTGACGGCAGTATGGGCGATCACAGCGATTTGGACGGGGGATTTCGCGCGCAAAGTCTTCGCGTGGCGCGGTGCAGGACTCTGGACGACCGTTACGCTGCTTTTGCAACCGTTGTTTCTGGTATCCGTCCAGAGCTACCGTCCCGAGATCCCCACAGCGCTGGTGCTTTGGTTAATATCCTTGGCGTGGGGCGCGAGGGAACGCTGGAAAGTAGCCTTCCGGTTCGCGGGGTTGGTTATTCTGCCATTATTCCATCCTCTTGGAGTTGTAGTGCCTGGATTGTGGCTCGTGGTTGATATCTTCCGGTGTCGCACATGGCGTGACCGGTATCGGTC comes from Luteolibacter sp. LG18 and encodes:
- a CDS encoding class I SAM-dependent methyltransferase; translation: MRQWLPAKTIVEIAPGHGRWTQFLQPQAETLHIVDLSDDCIARCKERFAAADNIHYHVNDGKTLPATIADGSVDFVYSFDSLVHCEIAVIEAYFMEIGKKLAPGGTAFIHHSNLGHYPLYFKLAKMIPAGRQTLGKMRIVDYDCWRGVTVSPETVAAAAAKAGLEIHCQELVNWWAETRRCIDGITTLRKPLAGATPSAPPAPWFNASFMTEARVIREREEHYPAG
- a CDS encoding glycosyltransferase → MKVVHLCKSTDNGGFIAAWRLHQALVAAGIDSRMVVRERNGNDAPGLVAFDDSRMWWFWFRVRGALSRFLHRILLGKGAIREFYLQWIPTFIPQAVRRRLAPDILHVHAADDGLWSLWELSKWPDPIVWTFHAYRDFSQGYIYLAHRLDEWVEAGRQGSLHDRDKRLVAGMNLSLKKKLMSGRKDICIAPSAHVHRAGRISGVFDGSQHQVVRNCVPLDYFRAIGREEWRVARGIEESAFVVLAGAHSLEYLIKGFDLLVAAILGDAEEFRSASVTVVLFGGGRVPDELQAAVRVIELGYLDEEGLRAAYSGADLLVIPSREDNFPNVIVEALACGLPYVGFDAGGVGEMAAEDHMVGETVPAYDTARLAKAILDRAVGSLEKRLQSREAARAVAEANCDPVKVAAQHISLYESLLARRSTPSS
- a CDS encoding glycosyltransferase family 4 protein, which codes for MKILLPINIDRWRSSIATQLRAVVEANPDLEFTSFSSPTSEEDRQRGEVFWNLPQVTKASQAMALTRRYDIVQLAAISRKNMLAARIARLRGCGSTKIVSILCLEIVKEDVCSWRNYHRLLPLPDYFLAVSHAAGVLPMMDAPERYKGVIPNGFDEVFFDPAVADGTDLPEEVRRIGGRPFLLYVSSVEPRKRTDFLLRMADRMPDVMFVAAGFVVPGMGEPYLKELCRKPNIIWLGLIEKRVLRELYRVASALFFPSEREGMPLAIIEAFGMGLPVIAQPKSSMPDLVKPGVNGELIDCSEEDTWESVCRKYLAQPISEREQFRKTIRRWAIENHSWSKVGRLYGRFYKAIRDGKVDSWQQ